The DNA region taaaagataGAGACGATTGAATTGCATCCGAGGAGGTGTGAGTAAGAAGCCtcttagcaaaataaattatactaaaaaaaatttgtcagtaATATAAAGTgctgataaataataattttaactagaaaaatatttaaggcataaactaaattaaaatagccGTTTCCAGCaattataatctaaaaaaataaataaataatatttaaattttgtttctctggaggaaaattgtttgattgttcttaaattttgtttccgCTTAGAATTGTAATTTCATCGCCACTACTGCAAAGCAacttaacccgttttgtcccgaatttatgtatggaaatgatacaaaaagtggttttatagaaaaagtggtttaatatattatcgaaattaattggttttccACTGTTATGGCATTcgaaaagtctttgatagatcaaaaagtactttttccttataattccagatctaatcagaaataactaaatcattgtggtatctgagaatcttttaattcacccagataaatgaaaatgctgaaaaaagtttcccaccacaatgaatgtctttgaaaaaaggaactgtcctaaatatatgacgctgggcgttaaccggttaatcAGAaagcatgaagaaaaaaaacaattatttctacCAAAACTTATCAACAGTTAAAGTTTACTGGACTATTTACAACTATGGAAAATAACTGTTTNAATTTGTTGTTCTGTAagaatcatttttgtttattaacttaacacaagcctttttttttaattttaagttgctttaaatgcttgtttttttttaaatctttttatgttacatgTTGTTTTCTTGCGCAAAAACTATACGACTTAGAAAATTGACAGTAcgaaaagtgtaaaaaatgttGGAGTACGAtgcaataaataagaaagaatttGGTTATTAGTTTAAGAATTATCGACTGTTATATTTGAATTAGTAGAACCAGACACAAATACAGAGTTAAAATTTGACGTGTTCTgagatttaatttcatttatgaatttattccaattgtttttaaagttctaatttgtttaaaagttattgcaattctaagagattttttaagattttttttattgctttaaatattcaCTGTTTACCAATTATggaagaaaaacttttctttttatctctttcgagatgttttattttataagctccCACTTGACTTGATTtctaaagcaacaaaaaaagttaataaataaaatacagaaaaaagtttgcaaatgttttggaagattttgcATGACAAAAATTTAGACACAATTTGACAGATCATGGTTGAAGGTTTTAGAAATGAAGTCCTTTTAACCATATGCCAAATTTGGATTGATGAAAATGAGGACATAAAGTTAATAACttcattttagatttaatacCATCTTGATTTTAATACCATTTTAGATTTAATACCATTTTGAAATCGTTTGAAAGGATTGCGATATTTACATaagaataatgttaaaattatatttctcatgagaaagaaaaaaagcttgtaACTTCTTACGTTTGTTTTGTtcgattcaaattttgcacGGGTAAAAAAGAAGTCATTTCTGAAAGCTTCAAGCctgatctttcaaattgtgctAACAATTTTGTCACGGAAAATCTTCTGAAACAATTACTGCTGAAATAAACATTGTTTACATAGAGTTAGTACAGAAGTGTTTCCCTTTTCTTGTCCAAACTCTGCTATCATTATATATAGCTAGCAACATATAATCAACGAGTTATATATGACAAAATAGAGTTAACAAGATATAGTTTACAAGATATTAACAAGATATAGTTAACAAGATATAGCTAACAAGATATAGCTAACAAGATATAGCTAACAAGATATAGTTAACAAGATATGGTTAACAAGATATAGTTAACAAGATAtagttaacaattaaaaatcacatttattccTTCTTATTATGATACACGTTGTGTACTTTTATTCAAGTTGAATACTTTTTCAAATCCAAGTGATCGTTCATTTTGTTGcgattaacatattaacaaaatgttctttacacaaaactaattattatattttacataaacaaatcatttttttatataacgacttttaagaataataaaagacAAAGATGATTGAATTGCAACCGAGGAGGTTTGGGAACGAAGCTTCttagcaaaataaatgatactgaaaatatttgacAGTTAGACAAAgtgttgataaataataattataactaaaaaaatatttaaggcataagctaaattaaaatagcCGCTACCTACAAtcataatctaaaaattatgtaataatatttaaattttgtttctttggaaaattgtttaattgttcttaaattttgttccCGCTTTGAATTGTAATTTCATCGCCACCACTGCAAAGTAACTTAATCAGAAAGCAAGAGTTATATCTACCAAGACTTATCAACAATTAGAGTATAATTTTCTACCCATGTCTACAAATCCGTGTTTCTTAGTCTTTCAGATTTTGTGCATCAAAACAATATCTATTGTAAAGGGGAACACAAATTGCAATAGCAGCGtcgcttattattttttaatatagagacaaacagcaatttttgtatttactgtGTACTAGAAACTTCAGACACTTATCTTctgttaatcattatttttgaaagatacaAAAGAATTGAAGGCCaatgaaataaaactgtaatcagtaaatgatttgaaacaatccttttttgataaacttaacaaataaagattaaaatatggaataagaTTATTATACAAAAGAACATTATCAGATTcgtatttatgtaaaatatttgttttcaaaaacagtATTGCGTATTTTACACCTTTGGTTCACTCCTAAAGATGTCGGGTAAGTCTCTCGCACAATATGTCGATGGTTTTCCACTTCCATCATCGTTTTCAGCTGACAGTTTTCGTTCGGCACTTACATATAAGCCACGCCCGGATGACATCTTTTTAGTGACATATCCAAAATGCGGGACAACATGGACTGGCCAAATACTTTTACTTCTTCTGCAGAAGGGTGAACCCTTAAAAAAGCCATCGGATTTACATGCTAAAGCTCCCTTTTTAGAATTAACAGGTAAGTTATTTACTTCCTTTCCAATTTACgcaaagtgttaatttttatattgcttaTATTCATTCAACAGAACCAAAAAGTAAAACCGCTTACACCAACTAAAGGCCTGTTTATATAATCCAAGTTCTTGAACTGAgattgatggaaacttgttttgcatGGAGCTTGGATAGTTTAAAGGATCATCCAAGTTCTTGATCCAAGCCCTTGGATGATAGCAGAGCATGCtctactttccatccaagttttttctcACTTAACCAATCAGCTTCTAAAGTTTGATGACGTCAGCGAGCGAGCATatgataatttcatttgttgtcccttttcatatatttcaatctaaataaattaatctataGGATCAatttgtcataattttattttattttgtagttttgttttaatgcagAATGTGAACCATGTGCATGCACCGGGTTTTCATCTGACCAAACAGTGACGCTCAGGAAATGAAAAGTGTCACCGAATCATTCAACTTCTTAAATAGAGAAATTCCTCCAAGTCCTTGGATTCAAGAACTTAGACTGTATAAAAGGGCATTTAGACAAGTACGCTGCTCAGACTATCAAAAATAGAATTGTTTAGCCGATtgcttaacaaattttttaagaagggATAGAAAAATTAATCCGTTTATGCCTAACATTTTTGGGTGGTTCTCAAATGATGGGAACATAACATGATCTAAAAGTTCTGAagcaacaattaaatttaaatttaattctcagCCAGAACTTTAAAATGGCTTTATAGTTCTGTCTTAACAGGAATTCATATGAAATCTCGCTCGCAAAAATGgtctacaaataaatttaaaaaacaatttttccatCCAAAAGGGCTAATTTTAGATATACATGATGTTAACTGAGTTGatataactgcaaaaaaaataaataagtaaacagCGTCTAGATGTTTACTAatgaaaataagtatataaaacttaaatatgatAACTATTTGATAATATCCTGAACAAATGGTAATAAGTTGCAAAACAatgtgaaagatttttttagaaaaaacaatgttttgatGCATGTCTAAAAAAGTATTAAGCGAAAACCCGCCATTGTTTTAGGGAAAATACATCAAATTACCTTAGTTCATTTATAAAcctttataatagtttttttttcagacatttaaatattttcttatgttttcatgaaatatttctgtatcatAAAGCCATTTCCATACATATGAAgtataaaattgttcaaatataaCACACGCAATGGCGATAATTTTCTCTGATGTCATGAAATTCGATGAAAAAAGTTATCTTAGTGTTAATTTGATGTTGATCGAAAAGAATATTGCATAAATAGTGAATATTTAATGCAGATGAGATAAATATTAACAGAATCCACagtattctttcattttaattctaagaTATCACTCTGTATCAGTTCaaagtataattttcattttgaaatgtgtagtgaaatattaaataagtgcTTTTTTGCGATACAATGagaaatggggggggggggattatttcaatataagtttttatttttgtgaatgatTAGAAGAACGTATGTGCAttgaaaaaatagcaatatatataaataagcaGTGGTAAAGTGTTCGATAAAAGTcaatttgcttttgaaaacattgtaaaaatggCAATTAACTAGCAAAAGTTTTAAGTTAGTTTAatctaatgaaattattttcttttcagctttcatatttctttcagaaatagtCTCGTAAGGAGTGTTAGAATTAACTATCATAACTCAATTTGTTAACATGGAATGGTAGTTGATACATCATGATTTATCCTAAAATAGacaaaaagtaactaaaaataattcttcgattgttattttatttttaataggacGGCTGTGAGGCAACCTCTATTTTGCTTCACATCTGCAACTCTGAATATGtcactttaataaaatgaatttagtggtagctttgttaatttaatattcatgcATGCATTAGGTTTAGCGGAAAAAATGCTAGAAGAAAGTAAGAGCCCCATTATGCAATGATGCAAAAAAGTGCCTTGATAAAAaagggattaaaaaatttaccctTTAATGTATATATCAAGCTTATCGGTCAGGTTTGTCTGATACTTTCGTTATAAGCATGAATATGCATGCAGTTGTCCTTTTGCGCTGTGTATATTTAATCTAGAATATTACCATTGGGTTAAAGGTTAAATAATCTATCACTTTCTTTGATAAGAGAAGTTTACTGGAAAATGAGGCATTTACTTTGATTGACTAAACTTTCCGGCAGACCTAATACAACTACTTTTTCTTCACGGCAGCACTTTTCTCTATATTGTAGTATGGACCTACTAACTACTTCAGCTTTTGGGcagaaatttcattcaaatatttaaagtagtgGCAGAGTTtccgttttaaaattttatttaaaaatgttttgaacatCACAATATGTAAGTAGTTACAAGATATATATTCAATGTCAGAAAAGCAAGCAGTTTGCTTTTAGGTGttgataaagttttaaaaaccggttcttatttaattattattcaactaCCATTTTAAGAGAACTTTGGATTGGTAGCTCTGTAGTAGTATAAAAAGTGAAGCGTTAATGAGTTGAAGAGTCGAATTTATTCGTcctaaagctttttaaaatatttgaaagaaattaaaagccAGATACTGCAACACagttcgttaaacctattatgGCAGCTTCAGAACAATGGGTAACATTAACTTTCTTCGACCTAATACAGCAAAACTCCCTGCATCTTTGCATGAATCATATCTTATCTATCAAAATGGTTTTGTGccactgtaattaaattataaactaacaaaatacTTCATTTCCTTATCACAGGTGCAAAGGCAGCGGAAAATATGCCAAGACCAGGACCAATCAAGTCACATTTGCCATTTCATTTGGCTCCTTGGTCAAAAGATTCCAAATACATATATGTTGCTAGGAACCCTAAGGATTGCTGCGTATCCTACTACCATCATGTGAAGAATTTACCCGGACATGGTTTCGAAGGAACTTTTGATCAATTTTTTGAACTCTTCATGGTTGGCGATATATATTGGGGAGATTATTTTGACCATCTGCAGTCATGGTACTCTCACAGGTTTGTGTTTACATTTTATCATTTGCTTTTCTCTAAATAACTATAGGCGtgataatctaatatatataattctcttacgtggcacccaaattttggctgtatttcttttccaccggtggcaacgtttgctttgctttgtttacgttaccatttctcttacacggcgaatcgaccaatgattgccgctaaaaatgtcacatgccaaatcttgctgaggtggctcaacatgtagctcttttaaaaacggaaactgaaatgaCCAGAGaacatcagctgcggcaatctcatactattaagctaggcagaagtgagtagtctttgtcgatagatttctattttagtattttgtcgaaagcgctttttttcacgaatttatatattacgaatttatttgacgatttttcatttatattacgAAGTATACTATACGACATTTCTAATagatttaacgaattacatgtcatttatttgaattcaaatttattttaatgacttagcatttactaaaaagatgtaatttttaaaaaaaaaaaaaaagtttttatatggatttgaatgattgttttgaattcttagaattttgtgcatttgcaatgtacctaagttagtagcgagcttggtttgcgaagcaacaAATCATATAAGATTGCATAGCAATTTTCGGGGTTGGCGAGCAGGGgacgcagcccactagttattTATACTTCAGTGCATGAGTATCCAATTcgttttagtttcattaaccTCACTCTTTTAGTTCACTAAACTCGCAAGACACTCGTGGCTCGAGACAAATTTTGATGTGTCTCTTTTAATCAACTCAGGTCAGTTTAAAAGACATTGTTTTCTTCCgattcaaagtaaaaatatgaatacagtGAAATGCATctagattttttgtttaaatctatAATCAAATCATGGATAACTAGTGAGCCGCGCGAATTTTGCTacaataaaattgcattaatcaAGTATATAGCATGTAATCAAGTATATAGTATAAAGTCAAGTATATTACTTTGTATGTAATAGAACAAAAGACTGTTTAAAAAGCTGATGTCTTAGGTTtcagaaatatgtattttctatgtgtgattttgcatttgaattcaaaataaataatacatttcttttattacgtTACAAATTTATCCGCATTATATgcgttttaaaactaaatattagaaACAAACTGTGCAAAATGCTTCGAAACTCacgagtaaaaatttaaaagttaattgaaaacaTCAAATCACGCTATTGTCACTATACGATGTATGGACGTAGTGGAAGTGTTAAACCATTAGAAAGCATCCATTACTGTCAATTGAAAGAACACAACAGGTATTAAACTGCATGCGTGGAAAGACTACAGACACTATTCAAAAGAGTTACAGCCTATGGTAATGCAGACGTTACACCTGTGACATTCGCCGCTTgctacaataaaattaatttagtaccTCTTGTATCCATTTGGTGCTTCGTTTTTTCGTGTGACAGAAGTAGCTGCCTCCTGGTAGTTCTTTGCTTACTCTCCGTTCTTAAGTAGTCTGGTGACAATTGCttgtttaggtttttttttaaaagtttcttctatcactctttaaatttttcccatGAGCTTCGAAACACTCTAGTGTGTATGCTCAGGGGAAAAATTTCAATCCTTAATGGATGCAGTCAGAAGTCCCCAAGTTAGATCAGATAAAGAGTAAGGCATCACTTCTTTAATCCTTTCTTTTCTAGTGCCTGACATTATTGGAATATTCTAATCAGGTaggaaatgatttaatttaaaaaaaagttcctacTTAACTATaaacttgtaattatttttaatatttttaatattttaaagagatattcatagataaaatatataatgatctCATACGTTTCATCTCCCCTTAGCGTGCTGAATTTTCAGCATCTATTCTTCCTTTGTCAACTTCTAAGAATTATTCAAAAGTCTGTCCCTTGTTACTGCATCATTTATTCTATACTTTAAGGCAGTGTTTCTCAAACTTATgccttttgtgtaccctttctaaatttttcgtaacgatgtgtaccactaataaaaaaatgaatgtattttttactataaaaaattgcacaaaagttaaaaattacaactggCTGTTAACAccagtaattattaattgttaactcTGCGAAAAATagacaatataaaaatacataatcggaaattttcatggctagctttgtttttaaataaaaatttttgaaattttcctttgttacaaaatatttcgcataagaactcATACCCCAGCTACACTGTTCCCGTACACCTGGAGGTACACGTACCTCACTTCGGAAAACACTGCTTTAAAGCATTCTTTATCTTATAAATTCTTAACATGATATTGCAATTTCAGTCAAACGCTGTTGTTGTAATTCATTTACGtagcactagaactgcacaatgggctattggcgaccgtctgggaaacatccctgaggatgatccgatgacatgccatcacaattttgatcctctgcagaggggatggcactcccgcttcggtagcccgacgccCTGCCcctgaagtcgagcactttacggtagaacaatttgacgaggaccaataccgcacacccgcggcccctacgcagactgatccaagtggtcacccacccgcacactgaccgcagccagtgatgcttgacttcggggatctactgggaaccgtgtcttaacgatcagtccactgcgagacTTCAGTCAATCGTAAACACTTTGCTGTGCACTCAGGAGGTGGCTCGTGCTTAATTTTCAACCACAAAACATTTCatatctaaattataaatatgcacTTAAGTGAATAtctacagagatgccaactttctcggctttgtaaaaagaaaaactttccaGTGTTACGTGAAGTTACTGTTATGTTTGGTtcagtaaatttgattttgaattatttttttccaccacAACATATCAAACATACAAAGCCTGAGGTGAAATGATCCTTTGTTGTAGTCATCTTGTGGTGAGACTCTTAGAAAGTTAGCAAAAATGTCCCTTATTctggaagttttatttttaaaatgaatatcaatAGTTGTAGCATAgcagggctgccaactttctatgcttttgtaaaaatttatgctagctaagtttctgttttattgttatttttattcatttaaacttattttccacaccactacatataaaatcttctaaaaattcaaatgcaaAGCCACTTTGTTCCAGTTCAGGAGCAGAGAAGTATCGCCCGCCAAACGCTGTGCatagcgtggaggtagcgggtttgAACCCCACTGTTACCCTGGATGAATCTTTATGCTGTAATTCTCTGCATggtgctatctgtccttctatttgagaaaggtttataagcctaaattgagcacataagcctgcaaatgtatgtaaaagCCAATAAACCAATCCAGCTCTCTCGaggtgaggcttttaaaatgccatcaaaatttctgaaagctttggtatttaaatgtaaaaaattttccagacCATGAGAACACAATTTGAAATATAGCGCTTGAAGCTTATAGAAATAGCGTCTTTTTTAcccatgcaaaatttgcatcaaCCAAAATGAGcgtaagaaatttttcttttccttctttacTATTACTATAGCTTTAAAAGCATTCTGGAATATAACTATTAATCCTATAACATGTTTTCAAAATCACTGAGTAATAagggaataaattatttacatcgAGTAATTTTCATGTAAGATTGTTTACATagagttagtatagaagtgttttcatatttttgtccaaCCCCTGAATCGTTCAGCATGTGATTCTTGATTTCATAAAGTTACTAAGTAATAAAGTTACTTTGCCTTACCtctactaaaaaataattcaaactatatataaaatgttactttGTTCTAATAACAGCAGTGCAAGGATCGAAATtttgatgacatgtcttcggatcatcctcagggatgtctCCCAGATcatcgtcaatagcccattgtgtgacgtaaataaaacaCTAACCAAcggcgggccaactgtggccagTCGTAagattttatccggcccgctGACAGAATTTTAACTAGCCGATCAGTGGCGAATAtatctactttgtttaaaactatttttgttgatttcttttttaacaaagtactgatgacctattcactttctctatttttgttctacaaaacataaattaattaaaatagttagcaCAAACAGCTTTAactggtaaaatgttgaaagcaaaaGTTCCTTATAGAATAGCTGTAGATTAGCTCCAACTAGtatttgtctttctcgaggagcagACATATGTAATCTAATATAGgtgaattgtacttcacatgAGGCTGTCTACGCGTTTTAAGTTCCTAAGTTCCAACGAACGGATTTTTCTGCCGGTTCGAGTTCTAACATAATTTACTGCGAATGGAAAGTTTGCACACATACAACgtcattataaataatggtgacattattaaatgtataaaatggctACTGcctttttgagttatttgtaaacattttttatcccAAAATGGCAACTAAAAAACGCAANGCGGACAGAATTTTAACTAGCCGATCAGTGGCGAATAtatctactttgtttaaaactatttttgttgatttcttttttaacaaagtactgatgaccttttcactttctctatttttgttctacaaaacataaattaattaaaatagttagcaCAAACAGCTTTAactggtaaaatgttgaaagcaaaagttctttatagaatagctgTAGATTAGCTCCAACTAGtatttgtctttctcgaggagcagacatatggaatctaatataggtgaattgtacttcacatgAGGCTGACTACGCGTTTTAAGTTCCAACGAACGGATTTTTCTGCCGGTTCGAGTTCTAGCATAATTTACTGCGTATGGAAAGGTTGCACACATACAACgtcattataaataatggtgaaattattaaatgtataaaatggctACTGCCTTTTTGAGttatttgcaaacatttttcatccCAAAATGGCAACGAAAAAACGCAAAGTTGATGTAGAGTGACATGCACTCAATGatgaattgactttattttatttcagaagtttttactcggcccaccaaacttttttttctagatttttggcccacgaccaaaaaagtttgcccatccctgttTTAGTCATTCACTTTCTACCTTTCTATAAACTATTTGCGGTTAGCGGAGGCGTTGGCATCCCTGAATTTCTCAGGaaggatttaaaatatagtaattccCTTCGCAGCGTTTCAGATGTGGTAATCCTTTGCACTAGAGGATTATTCTTTGACACcataaatttccttttactttgaatgttaaatattttttcactgttatattcaatatattcaaTAACACTTTATTTACTGGTTTCTTTgtgttaaatgttaattattaaagttatggTATAgagttcaccttccaatgaagtgaaccgggttcaaatacCAGAGACGggtggttgatacgaattctgtacCCGGCTTGCAACGACCACAGTGCAGACATAAAACGTCCTCAAGGGGATTATTGcttagagttcccttgtcgtcaagcttttcgtggttttcctctcgtTTCGTTTCCTTTAGTAGTTTACAAATTCTGCACCTGGCTCACACTACCATCAGTACtggtgtaaaatatcctcagtggtagaggaatcatgagttagagtctcCGTACCACCGTCAGACTTACTGTCGGAGGTTTTCCTCTACATTCAACGCAAAtgttggttagttccatcaaaaagtacaccacaaaggtaaatttctcccaatacttgatacacgagttcccttgtcaaaatggatttggttcaaaattactagactgaggagttgaacattggtagtcgtgaactcaaaattgggtgGGCTGTTTCACGACTATtacgaaatattaattatgcaaaCTGTGGGTTTTGTCTTGCAAACTTATTAGTTACGTCTCTTTTCCTTTAAATGCAGAAGTAACCTCTACTCCAAAGGGTTAAAATACATACTTCTAAATTAGtatatataatgatttttaaatataatgtctttgcctactttcttttttttccagaaatgatCCGAATGTTTTCTTTGTTACTTATGAAGAGCTCAAGGAGGACATCGATTCcgccattttaaaaatggcagcATTTATCGATGACAAAGAATATGCTGAACCCATTAGAAAGGATCCAAGCCTCATGGagaatatcaaaaaatacagcagcttaaaagaaatgaaagaattcATGACAAAAAGCTTTATGGATATCGGTGAGATGACGCCTGAAGAATTGAAGAAATCGTCAGTGCCAGATACAATAAAGGAAATTTTGGTGAAAGAAAAAGTTGCGATGAAAGCTGCGATTGAAGGTAAGAAAAGTGGCCCCAACATAAGTAATTTCGTAAGAAAAGGAATTGTTGGTGATTGGAAAAATTACTTCTCCGAAGAGCAAAGCCGCCGactggaagaaaaatttttggagAAGACAAAAGACATGGATATACCAAATATTTGGCTAAAGAACATGGAAATGATATGAATATAGTATTTCATTGGTACATAGGCCACTAGTTCAAAACATtccaattaaaaagaatttagtgtCTATAAtgtgtttattcatttaaaaataaaacaaactaattttgtcatattttatttttaatttaaccctCTATTTTTGAGTCTCTAaatttcaatgctttaaaaattttaagtcaactTAAGAATTTAATATACACAGGCACTTAGCAAAAGAAGGAAACAATTACTTAAATAGTAGCTAATTCtgaattctatttatatttatgtaatatgcACAAAATATTCACTGCTTatgcaatataaatttctatttcaataaaattaacactataatgtcttttttctctAAGTTTAAAGACCTGagattgtatt from Parasteatoda tepidariorum isolate YZ-2023 chromosome 2, CAS_Ptep_4.0, whole genome shotgun sequence includes:
- the LOC107450318 gene encoding sulfotransferase 1 family member D1-like isoform X1; this encodes MSGKSLAQYVDGFPLPSSFSADSFRSALTYKPRPDDIFLVTYPKCGTTWTGQILLLLLQKGEPLKKPSDLHAKAPFLELTGAKAAENMPRPGPIKSHLPFHLAPWSKDSKYIYVARNPKDCCVSYYHHVKNLPGHGFEGTFDQFFELFMVGDIYWGDYFDHLQSWYSHRNDPNVFFVTYEELKEDIDSAILKMAAFIDDKEYAEPIRKDPSLMENIKKYSSLKEMKEFMTKSFMDIGEMTPEELKKSSVPDTIKEILVKEKVAMKAAIEGKKSGPNISNFVRKGIVGDWKNYFSEEQSRRLEEKFLEKTKDMDIPNIWLKNMEMI